The following are encoded together in the Lactuca sativa cultivar Salinas chromosome 1, Lsat_Salinas_v11, whole genome shotgun sequence genome:
- the LOC111913487 gene encoding glucuronoxylan 4-O-methyltransferase 1 has translation MRNKGSKYPIAFKPILLVVFFLLVFVLVILLRSSSLPTSFQAPSVTSDSNLPTTTNPTSCPPLQHQLSASQTCNKLSPATAETLVHYVTSNITPQQTYKEISVSLRVLLKKSPCNFLVFGLGFDSPMWATLNHGGRTVFLEEDKSWIQQIQSKFPTLESYHVVYDTKVARAAELMEIGKREECNVVGDPRVSGCELAMKGNLPEEVYEVEWDLIMVDAPTGYHDEAPGRMKAIYTAGLMARNREEGETDVFVHDVNRVVEDEFSKVFLCEGYLSEEEGRLRRFTIPSHRTRSGRPFCPL, from the coding sequence ATGAGAAACAAAGGAAGCAAGTACCCTATTGCCTTCAAGCCGATCCTACTCGTCGTCTTCTTCCTCCTGGTTTTTGTTTTGGTAATATTACTCCGGTCATCATCTTTACCAACATCCTTTCAAGCTCCATCTGTTACCTCTGATTCAAacctacccaccaccaccaacccaACATCTTGCCCTCCTCTGCAACACCAATTATCGGCCTCTCAAACATGCAACAAGCTTTCTCCGGCCACTGCCGAGACACTCGTTCACTACGTCACTTCAAACATAACCCCACAACAAACCTACAAAGAAATCTCCGTCAGCCTCAGGGTTCTATTGAAGAAATCCCCTTGTAATTTCTTGGTTTTCGGACTCGGTTTCGACAGTCCAATGTGGGCCACGCTCAACCACGGCGGCCGGACGGTGTTCCTAGAAGAAGACAAGTCATGGATCCAGCAAATCCAGTCAAAATTCCCGACTTTGGAGTCGTACCACGTCGTGTACGACACGAAGGTGGCGCGTGCAGCGGAGCTGATGGAGATAGGGAAGAGGGAGGAGTGTAACGTGGTCGGAGATCCGAGGGTCTCTGGGTGTGAGCTGGCAATGAAAGGGAACTTGCCGGAGGAGGTGTATGAAGTGGAATGGGATTTGATAATGGTGGATGCTCCGACTGGGTACCACGATGAAGCTCCGGGGAGGATGAAGGCGATATACACGGCGGGGTTAATGGCGCGGAACAGGGAGGAGGGGGAGACGGATGTTTTTGTGCACGACGTTAATAGGGTGGTGGAAGATGAGTTTTCGAAGGTGTTTCTGTGCGAAGGGTATTTGAGCGAGGAAGAAGGGAGGCTGAGGCGTTTCACAATACCAAGTCACAGGACTCGGTCTGGTAGACCGTTTTGCCCTCTTTAG